The following coding sequences lie in one Zingiber officinale cultivar Zhangliang chromosome 2B, Zo_v1.1, whole genome shotgun sequence genomic window:
- the LOC122046745 gene encoding bifunctional nuclease 2-like, which produces MQMLKGSVVSQPSVLAHANHVASFAPLPNMNPAKARNFRSIFFGSYGRLKSITRACELFVQPCEKKTWAVCCIFSSSSDGNGSLAGNFDENDEEFVNSSVLEAVEARSESDGLVIKMHDGRSLRCVHNSPQAGNLPYYPPHPAIVLKVEDGSDTLLPLLVVEMSSVLLIAAICQIQLVRPTMYEVVQELIEKMGYTVHLVRITKRIKETYFAKLYLTKVGSKNETISFDIRPSDAINMAVRCKVPIQVNKDLALRDGMKIAEPTKLAVKTVLSYGALFTELDRPDGQPCNEAIEFDMVRNMLIAAVEERYKDAARWRNKLFLHRSKTKSWP; this is translated from the exons ATGCAAATGTTGAAGGGATCAGTTGTTTCCCAACCTAGTGTTCTTGCACATGCAAATCATGTTGCAAGTTTTGCTCCTCTGCCTAACATGAACCCGGCAAAGGCTAGAAATTTTCGAAGTATTTTTTTTGGATCGTATGGTAGACTCAAAAGTATTACAAGAGCATGCGAACTTTTTGTTCAACCTTGTGAAAAGAAGACTTGGGCTGTTTGCTGTATTTTCAGTTCCTCTTCTGATGGAAATGGCAGTTTAGCTGGAAACTTCGACGAGAATGATGAGGAATTCGTGAATTCTAGCGTCCTCGAAGCCG TCGAGGCAAGAAGTGAATCGGATGGCCTCGTGATAAAGATGCATGATGGCCGGAGTCTAAGATGTGTTCATAATAGCCCTCAGGCAGGAAACTTGCCCTACTATCCTCCTCACCCAGCCATCGTGTTGAAAGTGGAAGATGGAAGTGATACATTGCTTCCTCTCCTAGTCG TTGAGATGTCAAGCGTATTGCTAATTGCTGCAATTTGTCAGATTCAGCTG GTGAGACCAACCATGTATGAAGTAGTCCAAGAATTGATAGAGAAGATGGGATACACT GTACACCTTGTTAGAATCACCAAGAGAATAAAAGAAACTTACTTTGCAAAGTTGTATCTAACAAAG GTTGGAAGCAAGAACGAGACTATTAGCTTTGATATCCGACCTTCAGATGCCATTAATATGGCTGTCCGATGCAAG GTACCTATACAAGTCAACAAAGATCTTGCACTGAGGGATGGAATGAAAATAGCCGAGCCAACAAAGTTAGCTGTGAAAACTGTTCTATCATACGGCGCTTTATTTACAGAACTCGATAG GCCTGATGGTCAGCCTTGCAATGAAGCCATTGAGTTTGACATGGTTCGTAACATGCTGATTGCTGCTGTCGAGGAAAGATACAAAGACGCTG CACGGTGGAGGAACAAGCTTTTTCTGCACCGATCAAAGACGAAGAGCTGGCCTTGA